The Nocardia sp. NBC_01329 sequence CGCCGTCGCCGACCTGCTCGAATCCGCGGTGACCGGCCTGCTCCGGCGACCCCGGCTGGGGCGGGCCATGCTGGTCTCGGCCAATGCGGTCCGGTCGGCCGGAACGGTGCCGGTCGACACCACGATGCGTGATCGGATCATCGCCGCCGCCGGGATCACCGAACCGGATGCCGCGGATCAGCAACTGGCCCGGCTGGCCGAGCAGTGCGCCTACGGCATCCTGACCTGGGCGACCGCCGGCCAGCTGAGTGCGGATCAGGCCGTGGCCGACATCCGCCGGGCCTGCACCCTGCTGCTCGGGCCCTGGGCCGGCCGGTAGGGCCGGGCCGGCTAGCCACCGCCGACCGGCCCGGTCGCCGGAGCCGGTTGTAGTGCGGCGGGTGCGCGCCGGCGTTCCCACATTCGGGCCAGCAGAATCGCCAACCCGACGTACACCCAGCCCAGCAGCACATCGATGACATAGTGCTCACCCCCGTACACCAGGGTGAACCCCATCGCGATCGGGAAGACCGCCAGCGGAACCCGCCACCACCAGTGCCGGGCCAACGGCCACAAGGCGACAGAGACCAGCAGCGCGAAGGCCGCGTGCAGTGACGGTACCGCGGCGACGGGATTGCTGTGCGCGGCCAGCCAGTCCGCGCCGATATCGGCCGAGTACAACTGGAACCCGAACCCGGTGCTCCGATGGATCTCGGCCTCGATCACCCCGGCACGGGCGGCGTACCAGGGCGGCGCGGCGGGTATCAGAACGTAGGTCAGCAGACCGAGATAGGACAGCAGCAGAATCCGGCGCATATATTTCGACCAGCGCTCCCGCGACTGTACGTAGAAGACAGCGGCGAGCAGCCACGGCACCAGGAAATGGCTGGTGTAGACGAGCCCGGTGAGCACGGTCCACCAGGGGCGCCCGCCGTCGTCGGCCAGCTGCTCCTGTAGCCAGACCGTCGGGATGGTGCCGCCGAACAGCCCGCGTTCCACCACGGCGGGTTCCCGGACTCGCACCGGCATCCCGAGGGTGTTGGCGATCCCTCGGCTGTGGTCGTAGACGACCAGTGCGGCGATCAGCGGCACCCAGTCGACGAGAATGCGCACTTGGTCGCGCCACGGGCGGTCCGGCGTGAATGCCGCGATGCCCACGACGATCCACAGCGCCTGATAGATCCGCTGGGTCGGCGGGCCGAAGAGCACGGTGACGATGACGAGCGCGAGAAGGTACGCCGACCACACGCCACTGCGCAACAGTCTGCGGTGCCGTTGCGCGGCCGGTACCTCGGTGGTGGGGGCACCCATCCCCACAGTTTTCATCAACCGAACCGGAGCTGCCGCCGCGACCTGCGGAAACGACGCGTGATCGAGACCGCCGCCGCAGCCGGGCTCAGAGCCCGGTGAACGCTCCGCGATAGGCCCGGTGAACGCTCCGCGATAGATGGAACCACCGTGATCGCAATCGCGGGACGGTCCTGGTTCGCTGCGGGCACAGCCTCTAGGCTCGGGCGTTATGAGCCTGGGCGAGGTGGCCGCCGATCTGTACGGGCTGGCGCCCGGGGACTTCGTCGCCGCGCGCGACGCTCGGGCGGCTGCAGCCAGGGAATCCGGTGATCGGGAGCTGGCGGCGGCGATTTCTGCCCTGCGCAAACCGACCGTTGCGGGATGGACGGTGAATATGCTGGTGCGCGCCGCGCCCGGCGAGGTCGACGCCCTGCTCCGGCTCGGTGCCGATCTGCGGACCGCGCAGCGGCAATTGTCCGGTGAACAGTTGCGTGAGCTGACCCGGCAGCGGCGGCAGGTGGTGGACGCGCTCACCGGTCGGGCGGGAGAGTTGGTCGCCGGGCAGGGCCGGCCCGTCTCGGATGCGGTTCTGCGGCAGGTGAGCGAAACGCTGACCGCGGCGCTGGCCGATCCGGAGATCGCCGAACGGGTCCGGACCGGCACCCTGGTGGCCGCAGAGACTTACGCGGGGTTCGGACCGGTGGAACCGGACCTCAGCGTGGTCCGGGACGGGGCGAACCCCGCCGTTTCCGGTGCGCGACGGAAAACGACACATTCTGCCGAATCTGCCGCGGACCAGGATGATCGGGAGGCGCGGGTCGAAGCACAACGTCAGCGTGAGCAGGAGCGGGCACGGGCGGCGGAGGCGGCCGCGCAGGAGGCTCTCACCAGTGCGGAACTGGAGGCGCGACAGGCCGCCGAGCACCTCGGGGCCACCGAGGCCCGGCTGGCGGAACTACGCGACGAGCTCACCGCAGTGGAAGCCCGGCGCCGGTTCGCCCGTAACGCCGATCGGGCCGCCCGGGACGCCGTCCGGGCGGCAACGGTCGAATGGGAGCGGGCGCGGCGCCGGTTGCGGTGAACCGGTGGGTCAATTCCAGTCGTCGATCTTCACATCGTGCGGGTCCGGCGCGCCCTTACCCGTTTCCACCAGCGATTTCATGCTCAGGAGGAAGGTCGCCCATTTGGTACTGCAGTGATACATGAACTCCACCGGCTCCCGCCAGCCCTCGTGTTCGAACAGTACGACGGTGTAGGTGTCGGCCCGGGTGATTTTCCAGTCGATATGGGTGCCGATCCATTCGGCGGGACCTTCGATCACTTCCCAGCGGACGTGCTCGCCCGGGGTCAGTTCGACCACCTTCATATCGAAACCGCCCGCGACGAACCGGAATTGCAGCAGGCCGCCGATATCGCTGCCCTTGCCTCGGGTATCCGAAGCCCACCAGCCGGCCAGCCCTTCGGGTGTGGTCAAGGCGGTATATATCTCGGCCGGAGCCGCTTCGACGCCGACTCTGTGCAGTATGTTCACCATGGTCGATACCTCTTCTCTCCGGATGTATTTCGATCTGCGGTAAGGATTTACTGCTGGCCGCTCTGCTGGTCCTGGACCCGCTGGATCGCCTCGGCGATGCTCTTGATCCGGCGCAGCCGGGCATCCCAGGCCGCGCCCACCGACGACAGCTGGGCGACCGCCCGGGCGAGTTGGGCCTCGTCTACCCGGTATCGGCGTTCCCGGCCGGTGGCGGTGGCGTGCACCAGTCCGGCGCGGTCGAGTACGCCGAGATGTTTCGCGACGGCCTGCCGCGTCACGGGTAGTCGCTCGCTGAGGCCGGTGGCGGTGCCCTCGCCCGCGGCGAGCAGTAGGTCGAGCATGCGGCGACGGGTCGGGTCGCCTATGGCGGACCACAGGCGGTCGTCGACTGCGGTGGTCACGGCGTGGAGACCAGCCGGGTGACGTATTCGCCCAGACGGGGCAGGTAGAAGTCCCAGCCGTCGATATGTTCGCGGTGTTCTTCCTGCGCCAACGCGTCCGCCCAGCCCATTTCCCGGAAACCGGTCTCGGTGAGCCGGATCCTGGTTCCCGTTCCGGCGGGCGCGAGTTCGAAGGTGACCAGCAGTGAGCCGGCGGAATCATCGACGGCTCCGCCGGGGTAGCACCAGCGGAAGGAGAACAGGCGCGGTGGGTCGACGTCCACGACCGACATCGGCGCGACCTGTTTGCGGTCACCCCAGACGAACTCGCC is a genomic window containing:
- a CDS encoding TetR family transcriptional regulator gives rise to the protein MPRIAEPREPGRATTTIQHARRRAILRAAARLGAEEGLERVQMSDIAAAAGVALGTLYRYYPSKHHLYSGVLESAVADLPLAAQVPDDPVGAVADLLESAVTGLLRRPRLGRAMLVSANAVRSAGTVPVDTTMRDRIIAAAGITEPDAADQQLARLAEQCAYGILTWATAGQLSADQAVADIRRACTLLLGPWAGR
- a CDS encoding phosphatase PAP2 family protein, coding for MKTVGMGAPTTEVPAAQRHRRLLRSGVWSAYLLALVIVTVLFGPPTQRIYQALWIVVGIAAFTPDRPWRDQVRILVDWVPLIAALVVYDHSRGIANTLGMPVRVREPAVVERGLFGGTIPTVWLQEQLADDGGRPWWTVLTGLVYTSHFLVPWLLAAVFYVQSRERWSKYMRRILLLSYLGLLTYVLIPAAPPWYAARAGVIEAEIHRSTGFGFQLYSADIGADWLAAHSNPVAAVPSLHAAFALLVSVALWPLARHWWWRVPLAVFPIAMGFTLVYGGEHYVIDVLLGWVYVGLAILLARMWERRRAPAALQPAPATGPVGGG
- a CDS encoding SRPBCC family protein; this encodes MVNILHRVGVEAAPAEIYTALTTPEGLAGWWASDTRGKGSDIGGLLQFRFVAGGFDMKVVELTPGEHVRWEVIEGPAEWIGTHIDWKITRADTYTVVLFEHEGWREPVEFMYHCSTKWATFLLSMKSLVETGKGAPDPHDVKIDDWN
- a CDS encoding ArsR/SmtB family transcription factor — its product is MTTAVDDRLWSAIGDPTRRRMLDLLLAAGEGTATGLSERLPVTRQAVAKHLGVLDRAGLVHATATGRERRYRVDEAQLARAVAQLSSVGAAWDARLRRIKSIAEAIQRVQDQQSGQQ
- a CDS encoding SRPBCC domain-containing protein, encoding MEYGSVEREIHVEASPEVVFEVVSRPEHIAQWWTDDAGFEPVPGATGEFVWGDRKQVAPMSVVDVDPPRLFSFRWCYPGGAVDDSAGSLLVTFELAPAGTGTRIRLTETGFREMGWADALAQEEHREHIDGWDFYLPRLGEYVTRLVSTP